In the genome of Pseudoliparis swirei isolate HS2019 ecotype Mariana Trench chromosome 3, NWPU_hadal_v1, whole genome shotgun sequence, one region contains:
- the LOC130188415 gene encoding uncharacterized protein LOC130188415 isoform X2, whose translation MFEENDEEIMDASDGSSPGNTFASFVRAKTQGSRVRHLHWLQTLVMLLLLAAQASSDDIPATLSPDSETSVYYFIDLVVTANEPKNESQISYWLSDVFTSKLQSCVSLRATTTSPQTTYETTLMMTVTTTMQSFNTTTPAATTMLPSANTTTPAATTTLPSFNTTTPAATTMLPSANTTTPAATTTLPSFNTTTPAATTTLPSFNTTTPAATTTLPSFNTTTPAATTTLPSFNTTTPAATTTLPSFNTTTPAATTKLPSANTTTPAATTLPSANTTTPVATTTLPSANTTTPAATTTLPSGITTTPAATTTLPSAITPTPATTTPTTRIVRTRPQQGNNGNNNNNGRPRRDIRNHGTQVRTNQIFGLFKGIDITCIKKTAKRETRCLVTLQLHQRISSCCILRTLCAASRESSDIRTVGKSADAHIPLENECDSAIQELNGCTFTGGPEASCEGDAFVSKPNSTHCGKPNKMCRCSAYCNGTDAFYTFTLSTNGSQINVTDVSVSLSSKLKKHTNCSSRVDGSCPPSIIASEFKNATLKCESTKKCLVILSFSREVPICNVSSAVGDVFRSQKEISFNGQVTRAAICGDSIFNAGPGPTSFLLIDFDIKPISFCPALKESYNLTCPSGTPVVVQLGEQCVVDPRPDNAESQANALLALTADVSQLNSSQVAQLVSQLEGLLSGPSVSMGLGNTSVHIVSNLLGASAEVLSDSSDSIIGIVDTVGLKLVLGGEAETLLSPSVALSVKPADGTNFQETIFSISDPSNVQVRGDPRRGRSLRADSTAPQGSIRLPPSLTQDLTGEQQQLATRVQFNFYQESTVYQDRSLKGERKLNSGILGASVSNLSLTELQDDVIIHLRNSEPVPANFVAICVYWDFTLNNHTGGWNPRGCSVRNSTDTETVCGCNHLTSFAILLDLGRDNVISRVQATILTFITYIGCGISAIFLSITILTYLAFGKLRKDIPSKILIQLCLALLLLNLVFLVDAWLALYPDAVGLCISTAWFLHYFLLVTFTWMGLEAVHMYQALVKVFNSHISCYMLKLSLVGWGVPMIVVIIVIAIDKDNYGLVSYGGFSDGTSDGFCWLKNDIAFYVAVVAYFCVIFVFNIAMFIVVLVQLCRLKRQNPHNMQHRTTLQDVRSVAGIMILLGLTWGFAFFAWGPLNLPFMYLFAIFNSFQGFFIFLFYCAVKENVRKQWRTYLCCGRMRLAENSEWSRTATQRTTTRSPESRVISNNSSSSFLASDSTEQVNGVGNSSVQVPVAGDSSGAAVFTSSRRSRKPI comes from the exons AGCGAAGACGCAGGGCTCCCGTGTCAGACATCTCCACTGGCTGCAGACACTTGTGATGCTCCTCCTGTTGGCAG CACAGGCGTCCAGTGATGACATTCCTGCTACTCTTTCCCCAGATAGCGAGACGTCAG TGTACTACTTTATTGATCTCGTTGTGACTGCCAATGAACCGAAGAACGAATCACAAATCAGTTACTGG CTCAGCGACGTGTTCACAAGCAAGCTGCAGAGCTGCGTGTCTCTAAGAGCCACAACTACGTCTCCACAGACGACATACGAGACCACGCTCATGATGACAGTCACAACAACAATGCAAAGCTTCAACACCACTACACCTGCAGCAACTACAATGTTACCGAGCGCCAACACGACTACACCTGCAGCAACTACAACGTTACCGAGCTTCAACACCACTACACCTGCAGCAACTACAATGTTACCGAGCGCCAACACGACTACACCTGCAGCAACTACAACGTTACCGAGCTTCAACACCACTACACCTGCAGCAACTACAACGTTACCGAGCTTCAACACCACTACACCTGCAGCAACTACAACGTTACCGAGCTTCAACACCACTACACCTGCAGCAACTACAACGTTACCGAGCTTCAACACCACTACACCTGCAGCAACTACAACGTTACCGAGCTTCAACACCACTACACCTGCAGCAACTACAAAGTTACCGAGCGCCAACACCACTACACCTGCAGCAACAACGTTACCGAGCGCCAACACCACTACACCTGTAGCAACTACAACGTTACCGAGCGCCAACACGACTACACCTGCAGCAACTACAACGTTACCGAGCGGCATCACGACTACACCTGCAGCAACTACAACGTTACCGAGCGCCATCACACCTACAcctgcaacaacaacaccaactaCTAGGATTGTCAGGACAAGACCTCAACAGGGcaataatggtaataataataataatggccgCCCCCGTCGGGATATTCGTAACCATGGGACCCAAGTCAG aacaAACCAAATCTTTGGCCTATTTAAA gGAATTGACATTACATGCATCAAGAAGACGGCAAAAAG AGAAACCCGCTGCCTGGTGACGCTGCAGCTGCACCAGAGgatctcctcctgctgcatcCTTCGGACGCTCTGTGCAGCCAGCAGAGAGTCCTCTGACATCCGCACGGTGGGGAAATCAGCAGATGCACATA TCCCACTGGAAAACGAGTGTGACAGCGCCATACAAGAGCTGAACGGCTGCACGTTTACTGGAGGACCTGAAGCATCATG TGAAGGAGATGCATTTGTGTCCAAGCCCAACTCGACTCACTGCG GTAAACCGAACAAAATGTGCCGCTGCTCCGCTTATTGCAATGGAACCG ATGCTTTCTACACCTTTACATTGTCAACAAACGGTTCCCAGATAAACGTGACCGACGTCTCAGTTTCCTTG AGTTCTAAgctgaaaaaacacacaaactgttCTTCAAGAGTAGA TGGTTCATGTCCGCCGTCCATCATTGCATCAGAATTCAAG AATGCCACATTGAAATGTGAATCCACAAAAAA ATGCTTGGTGATTTTAAGCTTCTCCCGCGAGGTTCCCATCTGCAACGTGTCGTCAGCCGTGGGCGACGTGTTTCGGTCTCAGAAGGAAATCAGTTTCAATGGTCAAGTGACtcgagcag CCATTTGTGGAGATTCAATTTTTAACGCAGGTCCAGGACCGACCAGCTTCTTGCTGATTGATTTTGACATAAAGCCCATTTCCTTCTGTCCGGCATTGAAAGAATCTTACAacctcacctg TCCAAGTGGAACACCCGTGGTCGTGCAGCTGGGGGAGCAGTGTGTCGTCGACCCGCGACCAGACAACGCCGAGAGCCAAGCCAACGCGCTGCTGGCGCTGACGGCGGACGTGTCCcagctgaactccagccagGTGGCCCAGCtggtgtctcagctggagggcCTCCTGTCGGGCCCCAGCGTCAGCATGGGGCTGGGCAACACCTCCGTGCACATCGTCAGCAATCTGCTGGGCGCCTCCGCCGAGGTGCTGTCTGACTCCTCCGACAG TATTATAGGGATTGTTGACACGGTGGGCTTGAAGCTGGTCCTCGGGGGAGAGGCCGAGACCCTCCTGTCCCCGTCTGTGGCTCTGTCTGTGAAACCAGCAGATGGCACCAACTTTCAGGAAACCATCTTCTCCATCTCAGACCCCAGTAATGTGCAG GTCCGTGGGGATCCCaggcgggggcggagcctgagaGCAGACTCCACCGCCCCTCAGGGCTCCATCAGGCTGCCTCCATCTCTCACCCAGGACCTGactggagagcagcagcagctggccacCAGAGTCCAGTTCAACTTCTACCAGGAGAGCACCGTGTACCAG GACAGGTCTCTGAAGGGGGAAAGAAAACTCAACAGTGGGATCCTCGGAGCGAGTGTGTCCAACCTGTCACTCACGGAACTGCAGGACGACGTCATAATTCACCTGAGGAACTCGGAGCCCGTTCCA GCTAATTTTGTGGCTATATGTGTTTACTGGGACTTTACATTAAATA ACCACACAGGCGGCTGGAATCCGAGAGGCTGTTCTGTCCGAAACAGCACAGACACTGAGACGGTCTGCGGCTGCAACCATTTAACCAGCTTCGCCATACTGCTG GACCTGGGCAGAGACAATGTGATCAGTCGTGTGCAGGCCACCAtcctcaccttcatcacatACATCGGCTGTGGAATCTCCGCCATCTTCCTGTCCATCACCATCCTCACCTACTTGGCCTTTGG GAAGTTGCGCAAGGACATCCCATCCAAAATCTTGATCCAGCTGTGCctggccctgctgctgctgaaccTGGTCTTCCTGGTGGACGCGTGGCTGGCGCTCTACCCGGACGCAGTGGGCCTCTGCATCTCCACCGCCTGGTTCCTCCACTACTTCCTGCTGGTCACCTTCACCTGGATGGGACTGGAGGCCGTGCACATGTACCAGGCCCTGGTGAAAGTCTTCAACAGCCACATATCGTGCTACATGCTGAAGCTGTCGCTGGTGGGCTGGGGCGTCCCGATGATCGtggtcatcatcgtcatcgccATCGACAAGGACAACTACGGTCTCGTCTCCTACGGGGGGTTCTCCGACGGCACTAGCGATGGATT ctgctggctgaagAACGACATCGCGTTCTACGTGGCGGTGGTGGCGTATTTCTGCGTGATTTTCGTTTTCAACATCGCCATGTTCATCGTGGTGCTGGTGCAGCTGTGTCGGCTGAAGAGGCAGAACCCTCACAACATGCAGCACCGCACCACGCTGCAGGACGTGCGCAGCGTGGCGGGCATCATGATCCTCCTGGGCCTCACCTGGGGCTTCGCCTTCTTCGCCTGGGGCCCCCTCAACCTGCCGTTCATGTACCTCTTTGCCATCTTTAACTCCTTCCAAG gtttcttcatctttttgttcTACTGTGCGGTAAAAGAAAACGTGAGGAAGCAGTGGAGGACTTACCTTTGCTGTGGCCGCATGAGACTAGCAGAGAACTCAG AATGGAGCCGCACCGCGACACAGAGGACCACGACGAGGTCGCCGGAGTCCAGAGTGATATCCAACAACTCGTCCTCGTCTTTCCTCGCCAGCGACTCAACGGAGCAGGTCAACGGCGTCG GCAACAGCAGCGTTCAGGTTCCCGTCGCCGGGGATTCGAGCGGAGCGGCGGTTTTTACTTCTTCCAGACGGAGTAGAAAACCCATCTGA
- the LOC130188415 gene encoding adhesion G-protein coupled receptor G2-like isoform X4 has product MFEENDEEIMDASDGSSPGNTFASFVRAKTQGSRVRHLHWLQTLVMLLLLAAQASSDDIPATLSPDSETSVYYFIDLVVTANEPKNESQISYWLSDVFTSKLQSCVSLRATTTSPQTTYETTLMMTVTTTMQSFNTTTPAATTMLPSANTTTPAATTTLPSFNTTTPAATTMLPSANTTTPAATTTLPSFNTTTPAATTTLPSFNTTTPAATTTLPSFNTTTPAATTTLPSFNTTTPAATTTLPSFNTTTPAATTKLPSANTTTPAATTLPSANTTTPVATTTLPSANTTTPAATTTLPSGITTTPAATTTLPSAITPTPATTTPTTRIVRTRPQQGNNGNNNNNGRPRRDIRNHGTQVRTNQIFGLFKGIDITCIKKTAKRETRCLVTLQLHQRISSCCILRTLCAASRESSDIRTVGKSADAHIPLENECDSAIQELNGCTFTGGPEASCPSGTPVVVQLGEQCVVDPRPDNAESQANALLALTADVSQLNSSQVAQLVSQLEGLLSGPSVSMGLGNTSVHIVSNLLGASAEVLSDSSDSIIGIVDTVGLKLVLGGEAETLLSPSVALSVKPADGTNFQETIFSISDPSNVQVRGDPRRGRSLRADSTAPQGSIRLPPSLTQDLTGEQQQLATRVQFNFYQESTVYQDRSLKGERKLNSGILGASVSNLSLTELQDDVIIHLRNSEPVPANFVAICVYWDFTLNNHTGGWNPRGCSVRNSTDTETVCGCNHLTSFAILLDLGRDNVISRVQATILTFITYIGCGISAIFLSITILTYLAFGKLRKDIPSKILIQLCLALLLLNLVFLVDAWLALYPDAVGLCISTAWFLHYFLLVTFTWMGLEAVHMYQALVKVFNSHISCYMLKLSLVGWGVPMIVVIIVIAIDKDNYGLVSYGGFSDGTSDGFCWLKNDIAFYVAVVAYFCVIFVFNIAMFIVVLVQLCRLKRQNPHNMQHRTTLQDVRSVAGIMILLGLTWGFAFFAWGPLNLPFMYLFAIFNSFQGFFIFLFYCAVKENVRKQWRTYLCCGRMRLAENSEWSRTATQRTTTRSPESRVISNNSSSSFLASDSTEQVNGVVNPIDDRAITADENQSADVVLNEINSQYRNQRAA; this is encoded by the exons AGCGAAGACGCAGGGCTCCCGTGTCAGACATCTCCACTGGCTGCAGACACTTGTGATGCTCCTCCTGTTGGCAG CACAGGCGTCCAGTGATGACATTCCTGCTACTCTTTCCCCAGATAGCGAGACGTCAG TGTACTACTTTATTGATCTCGTTGTGACTGCCAATGAACCGAAGAACGAATCACAAATCAGTTACTGG CTCAGCGACGTGTTCACAAGCAAGCTGCAGAGCTGCGTGTCTCTAAGAGCCACAACTACGTCTCCACAGACGACATACGAGACCACGCTCATGATGACAGTCACAACAACAATGCAAAGCTTCAACACCACTACACCTGCAGCAACTACAATGTTACCGAGCGCCAACACGACTACACCTGCAGCAACTACAACGTTACCGAGCTTCAACACCACTACACCTGCAGCAACTACAATGTTACCGAGCGCCAACACGACTACACCTGCAGCAACTACAACGTTACCGAGCTTCAACACCACTACACCTGCAGCAACTACAACGTTACCGAGCTTCAACACCACTACACCTGCAGCAACTACAACGTTACCGAGCTTCAACACCACTACACCTGCAGCAACTACAACGTTACCGAGCTTCAACACCACTACACCTGCAGCAACTACAACGTTACCGAGCTTCAACACCACTACACCTGCAGCAACTACAAAGTTACCGAGCGCCAACACCACTACACCTGCAGCAACAACGTTACCGAGCGCCAACACCACTACACCTGTAGCAACTACAACGTTACCGAGCGCCAACACGACTACACCTGCAGCAACTACAACGTTACCGAGCGGCATCACGACTACACCTGCAGCAACTACAACGTTACCGAGCGCCATCACACCTACAcctgcaacaacaacaccaactaCTAGGATTGTCAGGACAAGACCTCAACAGGGcaataatggtaataataataataatggccgCCCCCGTCGGGATATTCGTAACCATGGGACCCAAGTCAG aacaAACCAAATCTTTGGCCTATTTAAA gGAATTGACATTACATGCATCAAGAAGACGGCAAAAAG AGAAACCCGCTGCCTGGTGACGCTGCAGCTGCACCAGAGgatctcctcctgctgcatcCTTCGGACGCTCTGTGCAGCCAGCAGAGAGTCCTCTGACATCCGCACGGTGGGGAAATCAGCAGATGCACATA TCCCACTGGAAAACGAGTGTGACAGCGCCATACAAGAGCTGAACGGCTGCACGTTTACTGGAGGACCTGAAGCATCATG TCCAAGTGGAACACCCGTGGTCGTGCAGCTGGGGGAGCAGTGTGTCGTCGACCCGCGACCAGACAACGCCGAGAGCCAAGCCAACGCGCTGCTGGCGCTGACGGCGGACGTGTCCcagctgaactccagccagGTGGCCCAGCtggtgtctcagctggagggcCTCCTGTCGGGCCCCAGCGTCAGCATGGGGCTGGGCAACACCTCCGTGCACATCGTCAGCAATCTGCTGGGCGCCTCCGCCGAGGTGCTGTCTGACTCCTCCGACAG TATTATAGGGATTGTTGACACGGTGGGCTTGAAGCTGGTCCTCGGGGGAGAGGCCGAGACCCTCCTGTCCCCGTCTGTGGCTCTGTCTGTGAAACCAGCAGATGGCACCAACTTTCAGGAAACCATCTTCTCCATCTCAGACCCCAGTAATGTGCAG GTCCGTGGGGATCCCaggcgggggcggagcctgagaGCAGACTCCACCGCCCCTCAGGGCTCCATCAGGCTGCCTCCATCTCTCACCCAGGACCTGactggagagcagcagcagctggccacCAGAGTCCAGTTCAACTTCTACCAGGAGAGCACCGTGTACCAG GACAGGTCTCTGAAGGGGGAAAGAAAACTCAACAGTGGGATCCTCGGAGCGAGTGTGTCCAACCTGTCACTCACGGAACTGCAGGACGACGTCATAATTCACCTGAGGAACTCGGAGCCCGTTCCA GCTAATTTTGTGGCTATATGTGTTTACTGGGACTTTACATTAAATA ACCACACAGGCGGCTGGAATCCGAGAGGCTGTTCTGTCCGAAACAGCACAGACACTGAGACGGTCTGCGGCTGCAACCATTTAACCAGCTTCGCCATACTGCTG GACCTGGGCAGAGACAATGTGATCAGTCGTGTGCAGGCCACCAtcctcaccttcatcacatACATCGGCTGTGGAATCTCCGCCATCTTCCTGTCCATCACCATCCTCACCTACTTGGCCTTTGG GAAGTTGCGCAAGGACATCCCATCCAAAATCTTGATCCAGCTGTGCctggccctgctgctgctgaaccTGGTCTTCCTGGTGGACGCGTGGCTGGCGCTCTACCCGGACGCAGTGGGCCTCTGCATCTCCACCGCCTGGTTCCTCCACTACTTCCTGCTGGTCACCTTCACCTGGATGGGACTGGAGGCCGTGCACATGTACCAGGCCCTGGTGAAAGTCTTCAACAGCCACATATCGTGCTACATGCTGAAGCTGTCGCTGGTGGGCTGGGGCGTCCCGATGATCGtggtcatcatcgtcatcgccATCGACAAGGACAACTACGGTCTCGTCTCCTACGGGGGGTTCTCCGACGGCACTAGCGATGGATT ctgctggctgaagAACGACATCGCGTTCTACGTGGCGGTGGTGGCGTATTTCTGCGTGATTTTCGTTTTCAACATCGCCATGTTCATCGTGGTGCTGGTGCAGCTGTGTCGGCTGAAGAGGCAGAACCCTCACAACATGCAGCACCGCACCACGCTGCAGGACGTGCGCAGCGTGGCGGGCATCATGATCCTCCTGGGCCTCACCTGGGGCTTCGCCTTCTTCGCCTGGGGCCCCCTCAACCTGCCGTTCATGTACCTCTTTGCCATCTTTAACTCCTTCCAAG gtttcttcatctttttgttcTACTGTGCGGTAAAAGAAAACGTGAGGAAGCAGTGGAGGACTTACCTTTGCTGTGGCCGCATGAGACTAGCAGAGAACTCAG AATGGAGCCGCACCGCGACACAGAGGACCACGACGAGGTCGCCGGAGTCCAGAGTGATATCCAACAACTCGTCCTCGTCTTTCCTCGCCAGCGACTCAACGGAGCAGGTCAACGGCGTCG TTAACCCAATCGATGACAGAGCGATCACAGCAGATGAAAACCAGAGTGCGGACGTGGTCCTCAACGAGATCAACAGCCAGTACAGGAACCAACGGGCGGCCTGA
- the LOC130188415 gene encoding adhesion G-protein coupled receptor G2-like isoform X1 yields MFEENDEEIMDASDGSSPGNTFASFVRAKTQGSRVRHLHWLQTLVMLLLLAAQASSDDIPATLSPDSETSVYYFIDLVVTANEPKNESQISYWLSDVFTSKLQSCVSLRATTTSPQTTYETTLMMTVTTTMQSFNTTTPAATTMLPSANTTTPAATTTLPSFNTTTPAATTMLPSANTTTPAATTTLPSFNTTTPAATTTLPSFNTTTPAATTTLPSFNTTTPAATTTLPSFNTTTPAATTTLPSFNTTTPAATTKLPSANTTTPAATTLPSANTTTPVATTTLPSANTTTPAATTTLPSGITTTPAATTTLPSAITPTPATTTPTTRIVRTRPQQGNNGNNNNNGRPRRDIRNHGTQVRTNQIFGLFKGIDITCIKKTAKRETRCLVTLQLHQRISSCCILRTLCAASRESSDIRTVGKSADAHIPLENECDSAIQELNGCTFTGGPEASCEGDAFVSKPNSTHCGKPNKMCRCSAYCNGTDAFYTFTLSTNGSQINVTDVSVSLSSKLKKHTNCSSRVDGSCPPSIIASEFKNATLKCESTKKCLVILSFSREVPICNVSSAVGDVFRSQKEISFNGQVTRAAICGDSIFNAGPGPTSFLLIDFDIKPISFCPALKESYNLTCPSGTPVVVQLGEQCVVDPRPDNAESQANALLALTADVSQLNSSQVAQLVSQLEGLLSGPSVSMGLGNTSVHIVSNLLGASAEVLSDSSDSIIGIVDTVGLKLVLGGEAETLLSPSVALSVKPADGTNFQETIFSISDPSNVQVRGDPRRGRSLRADSTAPQGSIRLPPSLTQDLTGEQQQLATRVQFNFYQESTVYQDRSLKGERKLNSGILGASVSNLSLTELQDDVIIHLRNSEPVPANFVAICVYWDFTLNNHTGGWNPRGCSVRNSTDTETVCGCNHLTSFAILLDLGRDNVISRVQATILTFITYIGCGISAIFLSITILTYLAFGKLRKDIPSKILIQLCLALLLLNLVFLVDAWLALYPDAVGLCISTAWFLHYFLLVTFTWMGLEAVHMYQALVKVFNSHISCYMLKLSLVGWGVPMIVVIIVIAIDKDNYGLVSYGGFSDGTSDGFCWLKNDIAFYVAVVAYFCVIFVFNIAMFIVVLVQLCRLKRQNPHNMQHRTTLQDVRSVAGIMILLGLTWGFAFFAWGPLNLPFMYLFAIFNSFQGFFIFLFYCAVKENVRKQWRTYLCCGRMRLAENSEWSRTATQRTTTRSPESRVISNNSSSSFLASDSTEQVNGVVNPIDDRAITADENQSADVVLNEINSQYRNQRAA; encoded by the exons AGCGAAGACGCAGGGCTCCCGTGTCAGACATCTCCACTGGCTGCAGACACTTGTGATGCTCCTCCTGTTGGCAG CACAGGCGTCCAGTGATGACATTCCTGCTACTCTTTCCCCAGATAGCGAGACGTCAG TGTACTACTTTATTGATCTCGTTGTGACTGCCAATGAACCGAAGAACGAATCACAAATCAGTTACTGG CTCAGCGACGTGTTCACAAGCAAGCTGCAGAGCTGCGTGTCTCTAAGAGCCACAACTACGTCTCCACAGACGACATACGAGACCACGCTCATGATGACAGTCACAACAACAATGCAAAGCTTCAACACCACTACACCTGCAGCAACTACAATGTTACCGAGCGCCAACACGACTACACCTGCAGCAACTACAACGTTACCGAGCTTCAACACCACTACACCTGCAGCAACTACAATGTTACCGAGCGCCAACACGACTACACCTGCAGCAACTACAACGTTACCGAGCTTCAACACCACTACACCTGCAGCAACTACAACGTTACCGAGCTTCAACACCACTACACCTGCAGCAACTACAACGTTACCGAGCTTCAACACCACTACACCTGCAGCAACTACAACGTTACCGAGCTTCAACACCACTACACCTGCAGCAACTACAACGTTACCGAGCTTCAACACCACTACACCTGCAGCAACTACAAAGTTACCGAGCGCCAACACCACTACACCTGCAGCAACAACGTTACCGAGCGCCAACACCACTACACCTGTAGCAACTACAACGTTACCGAGCGCCAACACGACTACACCTGCAGCAACTACAACGTTACCGAGCGGCATCACGACTACACCTGCAGCAACTACAACGTTACCGAGCGCCATCACACCTACAcctgcaacaacaacaccaactaCTAGGATTGTCAGGACAAGACCTCAACAGGGcaataatggtaataataataataatggccgCCCCCGTCGGGATATTCGTAACCATGGGACCCAAGTCAG aacaAACCAAATCTTTGGCCTATTTAAA gGAATTGACATTACATGCATCAAGAAGACGGCAAAAAG AGAAACCCGCTGCCTGGTGACGCTGCAGCTGCACCAGAGgatctcctcctgctgcatcCTTCGGACGCTCTGTGCAGCCAGCAGAGAGTCCTCTGACATCCGCACGGTGGGGAAATCAGCAGATGCACATA TCCCACTGGAAAACGAGTGTGACAGCGCCATACAAGAGCTGAACGGCTGCACGTTTACTGGAGGACCTGAAGCATCATG TGAAGGAGATGCATTTGTGTCCAAGCCCAACTCGACTCACTGCG GTAAACCGAACAAAATGTGCCGCTGCTCCGCTTATTGCAATGGAACCG ATGCTTTCTACACCTTTACATTGTCAACAAACGGTTCCCAGATAAACGTGACCGACGTCTCAGTTTCCTTG AGTTCTAAgctgaaaaaacacacaaactgttCTTCAAGAGTAGA TGGTTCATGTCCGCCGTCCATCATTGCATCAGAATTCAAG AATGCCACATTGAAATGTGAATCCACAAAAAA ATGCTTGGTGATTTTAAGCTTCTCCCGCGAGGTTCCCATCTGCAACGTGTCGTCAGCCGTGGGCGACGTGTTTCGGTCTCAGAAGGAAATCAGTTTCAATGGTCAAGTGACtcgagcag CCATTTGTGGAGATTCAATTTTTAACGCAGGTCCAGGACCGACCAGCTTCTTGCTGATTGATTTTGACATAAAGCCCATTTCCTTCTGTCCGGCATTGAAAGAATCTTACAacctcacctg TCCAAGTGGAACACCCGTGGTCGTGCAGCTGGGGGAGCAGTGTGTCGTCGACCCGCGACCAGACAACGCCGAGAGCCAAGCCAACGCGCTGCTGGCGCTGACGGCGGACGTGTCCcagctgaactccagccagGTGGCCCAGCtggtgtctcagctggagggcCTCCTGTCGGGCCCCAGCGTCAGCATGGGGCTGGGCAACACCTCCGTGCACATCGTCAGCAATCTGCTGGGCGCCTCCGCCGAGGTGCTGTCTGACTCCTCCGACAG TATTATAGGGATTGTTGACACGGTGGGCTTGAAGCTGGTCCTCGGGGGAGAGGCCGAGACCCTCCTGTCCCCGTCTGTGGCTCTGTCTGTGAAACCAGCAGATGGCACCAACTTTCAGGAAACCATCTTCTCCATCTCAGACCCCAGTAATGTGCAG GTCCGTGGGGATCCCaggcgggggcggagcctgagaGCAGACTCCACCGCCCCTCAGGGCTCCATCAGGCTGCCTCCATCTCTCACCCAGGACCTGactggagagcagcagcagctggccacCAGAGTCCAGTTCAACTTCTACCAGGAGAGCACCGTGTACCAG GACAGGTCTCTGAAGGGGGAAAGAAAACTCAACAGTGGGATCCTCGGAGCGAGTGTGTCCAACCTGTCACTCACGGAACTGCAGGACGACGTCATAATTCACCTGAGGAACTCGGAGCCCGTTCCA GCTAATTTTGTGGCTATATGTGTTTACTGGGACTTTACATTAAATA ACCACACAGGCGGCTGGAATCCGAGAGGCTGTTCTGTCCGAAACAGCACAGACACTGAGACGGTCTGCGGCTGCAACCATTTAACCAGCTTCGCCATACTGCTG GACCTGGGCAGAGACAATGTGATCAGTCGTGTGCAGGCCACCAtcctcaccttcatcacatACATCGGCTGTGGAATCTCCGCCATCTTCCTGTCCATCACCATCCTCACCTACTTGGCCTTTGG GAAGTTGCGCAAGGACATCCCATCCAAAATCTTGATCCAGCTGTGCctggccctgctgctgctgaaccTGGTCTTCCTGGTGGACGCGTGGCTGGCGCTCTACCCGGACGCAGTGGGCCTCTGCATCTCCACCGCCTGGTTCCTCCACTACTTCCTGCTGGTCACCTTCACCTGGATGGGACTGGAGGCCGTGCACATGTACCAGGCCCTGGTGAAAGTCTTCAACAGCCACATATCGTGCTACATGCTGAAGCTGTCGCTGGTGGGCTGGGGCGTCCCGATGATCGtggtcatcatcgtcatcgccATCGACAAGGACAACTACGGTCTCGTCTCCTACGGGGGGTTCTCCGACGGCACTAGCGATGGATT ctgctggctgaagAACGACATCGCGTTCTACGTGGCGGTGGTGGCGTATTTCTGCGTGATTTTCGTTTTCAACATCGCCATGTTCATCGTGGTGCTGGTGCAGCTGTGTCGGCTGAAGAGGCAGAACCCTCACAACATGCAGCACCGCACCACGCTGCAGGACGTGCGCAGCGTGGCGGGCATCATGATCCTCCTGGGCCTCACCTGGGGCTTCGCCTTCTTCGCCTGGGGCCCCCTCAACCTGCCGTTCATGTACCTCTTTGCCATCTTTAACTCCTTCCAAG gtttcttcatctttttgttcTACTGTGCGGTAAAAGAAAACGTGAGGAAGCAGTGGAGGACTTACCTTTGCTGTGGCCGCATGAGACTAGCAGAGAACTCAG AATGGAGCCGCACCGCGACACAGAGGACCACGACGAGGTCGCCGGAGTCCAGAGTGATATCCAACAACTCGTCCTCGTCTTTCCTCGCCAGCGACTCAACGGAGCAGGTCAACGGCGTCG TTAACCCAATCGATGACAGAGCGATCACAGCAGATGAAAACCAGAGTGCGGACGTGGTCCTCAACGAGATCAACAGCCAGTACAGGAACCAACGGGCGGCCTGA